One region of Streptomyces rishiriensis genomic DNA includes:
- a CDS encoding bifunctional MaoC family dehydratase N-terminal/OB-fold nucleic acid binding domain-containing protein, with translation MDDELHARLDDEFHARLKAYEGRPAAVAGAGRDPVNAPMIRHWCEAMGDRNPAYTGPGAIAPPTMLQAWIMGGLSGHEGRAQAYGELLSLLDDAGCTSVVATDCEQEYLRPLRPGDEVAFDTVIESVSRRKTTRLGTGYFVTTRTDIRVGEAPVGTHRFRILKYAPTGRGQKARDRQEPSRRPRPVVNRDNAGFWEGVRRHRLLVQRCTACATLRFPWLPGCNACGSARWEGVEASGEGTVFSYVVMHHPPFPAFSPPYAIGLIELAEGVRIVSNVVDVPYDKVRIGMPVELEFRSYDDEDGELVLPVFRPRAGETAA, from the coding sequence GTGGACGACGAGCTCCACGCGCGGCTCGACGACGAGTTCCACGCGCGGCTCAAGGCCTACGAGGGCCGCCCCGCGGCGGTCGCGGGCGCCGGCCGGGACCCTGTCAACGCGCCCATGATCCGGCACTGGTGCGAGGCGATGGGCGACCGGAACCCCGCGTACACCGGCCCCGGCGCGATCGCCCCGCCCACCATGCTCCAGGCGTGGATCATGGGCGGTCTGAGCGGCCACGAGGGGCGCGCGCAGGCCTACGGGGAGCTGCTCTCCCTCCTCGACGACGCGGGCTGCACCTCGGTCGTCGCCACCGACTGCGAGCAGGAGTACCTGCGCCCGCTGCGGCCGGGGGACGAGGTCGCCTTCGACACGGTGATCGAGTCGGTCTCGCGGCGGAAGACCACCAGGCTGGGCACCGGGTATTTCGTCACGACCCGGACGGACATCCGGGTGGGCGAGGCGCCGGTCGGCACCCACCGCTTCCGCATCCTCAAGTACGCGCCGACCGGGCGCGGGCAGAAGGCGCGGGACCGGCAGGAACCGTCGCGGCGGCCGCGTCCCGTCGTCAACCGGGACAACGCCGGCTTCTGGGAGGGCGTCCGGCGTCACCGCCTCCTGGTCCAGCGGTGCACCGCCTGCGCCACGCTCCGCTTCCCCTGGCTCCCCGGCTGCAACGCCTGCGGCTCGGCGCGGTGGGAGGGCGTCGAGGCGAGCGGCGAGGGCACGGTCTTCTCGTACGTCGTGATGCACCACCCCCCTTTCCCGGCCTTCTCCCCGCCGTACGCGATCGGCCTGATCGAGCTCGCCGAGGGTGTTCGCATCGTCAGCAACGTGGTCGACGTGCCCTACGACAAGGTGCGGATCGGCATGCCGGTGGAGCTGGAGTTCCGGTCCTACGACGACGAGGACGGCGAACTGGTGCTCCCGGTGTTCCGGCCCCGCGCGGGGGAGACGGCCGCGTGA
- a CDS encoding bifunctional DNA primase/polymerase: MATTDRYPRQATTLALAHALSAAERGLSVIPLSRTKLPALRSPHRAAPEPAGPPCHGECGRFGHGVYDASTDPARIRALFAAAPWATGYGIACGLSPHHLIGVDLDTKSDTDSTAALRELALRHLFTIPPTIVVLTPSGGRHLWLTGPPDVVVPNSAGRLAPGIDIRGAGGYLVGPGSRTTHGVYATAPGTAHLTPAPCPRSLLRLLLPPPRSSRPGPGSTAGGAHGRGLVQFVLAAHEGQRNTRLFWAACRAYEDGIGPELTEDLVDAAVRTGLTPREARATITSAARMTTHRPEP; the protein is encoded by the coding sequence ATGGCCACCACCGACCGGTACCCCCGGCAGGCCACCACCCTGGCCCTCGCCCACGCCCTGTCGGCCGCCGAACGCGGCCTGTCCGTCATCCCGCTGTCCCGGACGAAACTCCCGGCCCTGCGCTCCCCCCACCGCGCCGCCCCCGAGCCCGCGGGGCCGCCCTGCCACGGCGAGTGCGGCCGCTTCGGCCACGGCGTGTACGACGCCTCGACCGATCCGGCCCGCATCCGCGCACTGTTCGCCGCCGCGCCCTGGGCCACCGGCTACGGCATCGCCTGCGGCCTGTCCCCGCACCACCTCATCGGCGTCGACCTGGACACCAAGTCGGACACGGACTCCACGGCCGCCCTGCGCGAACTGGCCCTGCGCCACCTCTTCACCATCCCGCCCACGATCGTCGTCCTCACCCCGTCCGGCGGGCGGCACCTGTGGCTCACCGGCCCGCCGGACGTCGTCGTCCCCAACTCGGCCGGCCGGCTCGCTCCCGGCATCGACATCCGGGGCGCCGGCGGCTACCTGGTCGGCCCCGGTTCCCGCACCACCCACGGCGTCTACGCCACCGCCCCCGGCACCGCCCACCTCACCCCGGCACCCTGCCCGCGCTCCCTCCTGCGCCTGCTGCTGCCACCGCCGCGCTCCTCCCGCCCCGGTCCCGGCTCGACGGCGGGCGGCGCACACGGCCGGGGCCTGGTCCAGTTCGTCCTGGCCGCCCACGAGGGGCAGCGCAACACGCGGCTGTTCTGGGCGGCCTGCCGGGCTTACGAGGACGGCATCGGCCCTGAGTTGACCGAGGACCTGGTCGACGCCGCCGTACGGACCGGCCTGACCCCACGGGAGGCGCGGGCGACGATCACCTCGGCGGCCCGCATGACCACACACCGCCCAGAACCCTGA
- a CDS encoding DUF1360 domain-containing protein — protein sequence MSTAADNRLSRRLHGFLRSTKKDYSAGAERPLGGYLTAMAGFGAYTAAWATVVRLRGRPLPDRPAPSDIVLTSLAAFRLSRLLSKASVTSPLRAPFTRYVGPQGPAELHEEARAEGGKDTVGELMTCPFCMSVWVVSTLTAGQLLWPRATRTAMGGLAALAGADALQLAYAALVDKTQGE from the coding sequence ATGAGCACAGCGGCTGACAACCGCCTGTCACGACGTCTGCACGGATTCCTCCGCAGTACGAAGAAAGACTATTCGGCCGGGGCCGAGCGACCGCTGGGCGGCTATCTGACAGCCATGGCGGGATTCGGGGCGTACACGGCGGCCTGGGCGACGGTGGTGCGGCTTCGTGGGCGCCCTTTGCCGGACCGGCCCGCTCCTTCGGACATCGTGCTGACGTCGCTGGCCGCCTTCCGGCTGAGCCGGCTGCTGAGCAAGGCGTCGGTGACCAGTCCGCTGCGGGCGCCCTTCACCCGCTACGTCGGTCCGCAGGGCCCGGCCGAACTGCACGAGGAAGCCCGGGCCGAAGGGGGCAAGGACACCGTCGGAGAACTGATGACCTGCCCCTTCTGCATGAGCGTGTGGGTGGTCTCGACCCTGACCGCGGGCCAGTTGCTCTGGCCCCGCGCCACGCGCACCGCCATGGGCGGACTCGCGGCCCTCGCCGGGGCGGACGCGCTGCAACTGGCCTACGCGGCCCTGGTGGACAAGACCCAGGGCGAGTGA
- a CDS encoding SPW repeat protein: MTDQTHTTMESHPDIAEMRERHARAERAVTTQQGQAVEALALVTGLYLAASPWIAGFNGFSTLAVNNLITGVAYALLLGGFGHAYERTHARAWAAAMIGIWTIVAPWVVAGNVDTTRTVVNNIIVGIIALVLALATSSAAGETDRGGRGRSTRMAR, from the coding sequence ATGACCGATCAGACTCATACGACTATGGAGTCGCACCCGGACATCGCGGAGATGCGGGAGCGCCATGCCAGGGCCGAGCGCGCGGTGACGACGCAGCAGGGGCAGGCTGTCGAGGCGCTGGCCCTCGTCACCGGGCTCTACCTGGCTGCCTCGCCCTGGATCGCAGGCTTCAACGGTTTCAGCACCCTGGCCGTGAACAACCTGATCACGGGCGTCGCTTACGCACTGCTTCTGGGCGGGTTCGGGCACGCCTACGAGCGCACCCACGCCCGGGCATGGGCCGCAGCGATGATCGGCATCTGGACCATCGTGGCGCCCTGGGTGGTGGCCGGGAACGTGGACACCACACGCACCGTGGTGAACAACATCATCGTCGGCATCATCGCTCTGGTGCTCGCGCTCGCCACCAGCTCCGCGGCGGGCGAAACCGACCGGGGAGGCCGTGGCCGCTCGACCCGGATGGCTCGCTGA
- a CDS encoding glycerophosphodiester phosphodiesterase produces MTHARQHHIQVVAHRGASEEAPEHTLAAYKKAIEDGADALECDVRLTADGHLVCVHDRRVNRTSNGRGAVSALELADLAALDFGSWKTREAREAWHARVEDPDWEVRPEDREETSVLTLERLLELVSDAGRRVELAIETKHPTRWAGQVEERLLVLLKRFGLEAPASAAASPVRIMSFSARSLHRVRAAAPTVPTVYLMQFVSPRLRDGRLPAGVGIAGPSIRIVRNHPAYIERLKAAGHQVHVWTVNEPADVDLCVELGIDAIITNRPREVLRRLGR; encoded by the coding sequence GTGACCCACGCACGGCAGCACCACATTCAAGTCGTCGCCCACCGCGGGGCTTCCGAGGAGGCCCCCGAGCACACCCTGGCCGCGTACAAGAAGGCGATCGAGGACGGTGCGGACGCCCTCGAGTGCGATGTACGGCTGACCGCGGACGGCCATCTCGTCTGCGTACACGATCGTCGCGTCAACCGTACGTCCAACGGCCGTGGGGCGGTCTCCGCCCTGGAACTCGCCGATCTCGCGGCGCTGGACTTCGGCTCCTGGAAGACACGGGAGGCCCGCGAGGCCTGGCACGCGCGCGTGGAGGATCCCGACTGGGAGGTCCGGCCCGAGGACCGCGAGGAGACGTCCGTCCTGACCCTGGAGCGCCTGCTGGAGCTCGTCTCCGACGCGGGGCGCCGGGTGGAACTGGCCATCGAGACCAAGCATCCGACGCGTTGGGCCGGACAGGTGGAGGAGCGGCTGCTGGTGCTGCTCAAGCGGTTCGGCCTGGAGGCGCCGGCCTCGGCGGCCGCGTCGCCCGTGCGGATCATGAGCTTCTCGGCGCGCTCGCTGCATCGCGTGCGTGCCGCCGCGCCCACGGTGCCGACGGTCTACCTGATGCAGTTCGTCTCGCCCAGGCTGCGCGACGGGCGACTGCCGGCCGGCGTCGGGATCGCCGGCCCTTCGATCCGGATCGTGCGCAACCATCCGGCGTACATCGAGCGCCTGAAGGCGGCCGGTCACCAGGTGCACGTGTGGACCGTGAACGAGCCGGCGGACGTGGATCTCTGCGTCGAGCTGGGCATCGACGCCATCATCACCAACCGCCCGCGCGAGGTGCTGCGCCGACTGGGCCGCTGA
- a CDS encoding ATP-binding protein, with product MRLRSRIGRFPVQANGASTPWRGAKEVSGVALVVAQEVPASSSMAVPHGPAGVGNARHRMRDQLRTGGVSESVIDDAVLILSELLSNACKHGRPLGDALAGDGDVRAAWRVDPGGRLVVEVTDGGGPTRPAPATPSVTAHGGRGLNIITALADDWGVRDDARGEVTVWVVVHADVYDPDAGCRRDDFASRVAAPSVASMPGLDFADAFEDLD from the coding sequence ATGCGTCTCCGGAGCCGCATTGGCCGGTTTCCGGTACAGGCCAATGGGGCATCCACACCGTGGCGTGGGGCGAAGGAGGTCTCGGGGGTGGCGTTGGTGGTGGCACAGGAGGTGCCCGCGTCGTCGAGCATGGCCGTACCCCATGGCCCTGCGGGCGTGGGGAACGCGAGACACCGCATGCGCGATCAGTTGCGCACGGGCGGGGTGTCGGAATCGGTCATCGACGACGCCGTACTGATCCTTTCCGAACTCTTGAGCAACGCGTGCAAGCACGGCAGGCCCCTGGGCGACGCCTTGGCCGGGGACGGCGACGTCCGGGCCGCGTGGCGTGTCGATCCGGGTGGCCGACTGGTGGTCGAGGTGACCGACGGCGGCGGTCCGACCCGTCCGGCCCCGGCCACCCCCTCCGTCACCGCGCACGGCGGCCGCGGGCTCAACATCATCACGGCGCTGGCCGACGACTGGGGTGTCCGGGACGACGCCCGCGGCGAGGTCACGGTGTGGGTCGTCGTCCACGCGGACGTGTACGACCCCGACGCGGGCTGCCGCCGCGACGACTTCGCGTCCCGGGTCGCGGCCCCGTCGGTGGCCTCGATGCCCGGCCTGGACTTCGCGGACGCGTTCGAAGACCTGGACTAG
- a CDS encoding DUF5926 family protein, whose protein sequence is MAKKRPQTKAKRPQPTDADIPVVGAREPCPCGSGRRYKACHGRAAAHAVTELVQRPFEGLPGEGDWVALRELVPAATVELTLKDGLPEGVPSVTLATVLPMAWPALRRDDGSVLLGLQNDTPSGDISRDLADTLRRALEADPGTPVQARRAPADGPRMQDLLAAEGAFEPVVHSGFEFWVPDPENAAPEVAASLERANAAAIPTVKLTGVDSAYWCETPEKNHLRWVMPHPEERLLDALARLHAAGRSSLGEGTRLVGSFRAHGLTVPVWDLPSAVTADDVEKPAAEFAERLATALASDAPLTADERRARGGLTNRQVTLS, encoded by the coding sequence ATGGCCAAGAAGCGCCCCCAGACGAAGGCCAAGCGGCCGCAGCCCACCGACGCGGACATCCCGGTCGTCGGCGCACGGGAGCCCTGCCCCTGCGGCAGCGGCCGCCGTTACAAGGCCTGTCACGGCCGGGCCGCCGCACATGCCGTGACCGAGTTGGTGCAGCGTCCCTTCGAGGGCCTGCCGGGCGAGGGCGACTGGGTGGCGCTGCGTGAGTTGGTGCCGGCCGCCACGGTCGAGTTGACGCTGAAGGACGGTCTGCCCGAGGGCGTCCCGTCCGTCACGCTCGCCACGGTGCTGCCGATGGCCTGGCCCGCCCTGCGCCGCGACGACGGCTCGGTGCTGCTCGGCCTGCAGAACGACACGCCGTCGGGCGACATCAGCCGCGACCTGGCCGACACCCTGCGACGGGCCCTGGAGGCGGACCCCGGCACCCCGGTGCAGGCGCGCCGCGCCCCGGCCGACGGTCCGCGGATGCAGGATCTGCTGGCCGCCGAAGGCGCGTTCGAGCCAGTTGTCCACAGCGGCTTCGAGTTCTGGGTCCCGGACCCGGAGAACGCCGCGCCGGAGGTGGCCGCCTCCCTGGAGCGGGCCAACGCCGCGGCGATCCCGACCGTGAAGCTGACCGGTGTGGACTCCGCGTACTGGTGCGAGACGCCGGAGAAGAACCACCTGCGCTGGGTCATGCCGCACCCGGAGGAGCGGCTTTTGGACGCCCTCGCGCGGCTGCACGCGGCGGGGCGTTCGAGCCTCGGCGAGGGCACCCGTCTGGTCGGCTCCTTCCGGGCGCACGGGCTGACGGTGCCGGTCTGGGACCTGCCCAGCGCTGTCACGGCGGACGACGTGGAGAAGCCGGCCGCCGAGTTCGCCGAGCGGCTCGCCACCGCGCTGGCCTCGGACGCGCCGCTCACGGCGGACGAGCGTCGGGCGCGGGGCGGCCTGACCAACCGACAGGTGACGCTCAGCTGA
- a CDS encoding bifunctional DNA primase/polymerase translates to MREILGKRRRLLSQSSDRGPELIDSALTFATEWQWPVLPGVTADPQGRSRCGCPDPECTVPGAHPFDPGLLVATTEARMVRWWWTNRPTAPIILATGGTAPCAVSLPALAASRALVALDRQGIRLGPVVASATRWSILVRPYTMEQLGELLYAKDFVPGSLRFHGEGGYIALPPSETGHGEVRWERAPLPGSASPWVPDVEAVVDAVVDALTRTGVSAPEL, encoded by the coding sequence ATGCGCGAGATCCTCGGAAAGCGACGCAGGCTCCTGTCCCAGTCCAGCGACAGAGGACCTGAGTTGATCGACTCGGCCCTGACTTTCGCGACGGAATGGCAGTGGCCCGTCCTCCCGGGCGTGACGGCGGACCCGCAGGGGCGTTCCCGCTGCGGCTGTCCCGACCCGGAGTGCACGGTCCCCGGTGCTCACCCCTTCGACCCCGGCCTTCTCGTGGCCACCACCGAAGCGCGCATGGTGCGCTGGTGGTGGACCAACCGGCCGACCGCACCGATCATCCTGGCCACCGGGGGCACGGCCCCCTGCGCGGTCAGTCTCCCCGCCCTCGCGGCCTCGCGCGCGCTCGTGGCGCTCGACCGGCAGGGCATCCGCCTCGGCCCGGTGGTCGCCTCGGCCACCCGCTGGTCGATCCTCGTCCGGCCGTACACGATGGAGCAGCTGGGTGAGCTGCTCTACGCCAAGGACTTCGTGCCCGGCTCCCTCCGCTTCCACGGCGAGGGCGGCTACATCGCCCTGCCCCCGTCCGAGACGGGTCACGGCGAGGTCCGGTGGGAGCGCGCGCCGCTGCCCGGGTCGGCCTCGCCCTGGGTGCCCGACGTCGAGGCCGTGGTGGACGCCGTCGTCGACGCCCTCACTCGTACGGGTGTGAGCGCACCCGAGTTGTAG
- a CDS encoding PP2C family protein-serine/threonine phosphatase, whose amino-acid sequence MLDIPSRVRVHVETPLAAQNDMGVCDAFEQYAPVREPDAMNAPHPPKVAGIDSTVPSPAHTVAPAPATPGIPTVPAAPSGAPGPTGPGALLTDRLAGWVSDLTTLHELTERLARTDALPTGLEELLHAGAALVGARRGLVVLEPADGLGPDRMIGLGLGRADLGHIETVPRSALSYGRILEGLPGGEGEIAEPDLFAEDGMDPRHREVAARLGYAASYALPLQTDGAPGRLGAAVWLYDEPAEPNERQRHLIGLYVRYAAEHLARLSELERTRACMQTMAEELLPSRLPRVPGVQLAARHHTGPRGGGDWYDALPLPDAALGLAVGSVTGAGPSAVAAMGRLRASLRAYAVMEGEDPVAVLSDLELLLRLTEPARSATALFAYCEPALRKITLAGAGHCPPLLVGERRTEFVETSVSAPLGMLACWEAPSVELEAEPGETVLLYTDGLLHRTGEPVDRAFARLQAAAAGVPKALRHDPGAIADHVLRTLLPDGAAERDGSEDVVLLAARFE is encoded by the coding sequence ATGCTGGACATCCCCTCACGAGTGCGTGTACATGTGGAGACACCGCTAGCGGCGCAGAATGACATGGGGGTTTGCGATGCTTTTGAGCAATACGCTCCGGTCCGAGAGCCGGACGCCATGAACGCCCCTCACCCTCCGAAAGTGGCTGGAATCGATTCAACGGTTCCCTCGCCCGCACACACTGTCGCGCCCGCGCCCGCCACCCCGGGCATCCCGACGGTCCCTGCTGCCCCCTCCGGCGCGCCCGGCCCCACCGGCCCGGGCGCCCTTCTGACGGACCGGCTCGCCGGCTGGGTCTCCGATCTCACCACCCTCCACGAACTCACCGAACGCCTGGCCCGCACGGACGCGCTGCCGACCGGGCTCGAGGAATTGCTGCACGCCGGAGCCGCCCTCGTGGGCGCCCGGCGCGGTCTCGTCGTCCTCGAGCCCGCCGATGGGCTCGGCCCGGACCGCATGATCGGACTGGGCCTCGGCCGCGCCGACCTCGGCCATATCGAGACCGTGCCGCGCAGTGCCCTGTCCTACGGCCGCATCCTCGAGGGGCTGCCCGGCGGCGAGGGGGAGATCGCCGAGCCCGACCTCTTCGCCGAGGACGGCATGGACCCCCGCCACCGGGAGGTGGCCGCCCGCCTCGGTTACGCCGCGAGCTACGCACTGCCCCTGCAGACGGACGGCGCCCCCGGCCGTCTGGGCGCGGCCGTATGGCTCTACGACGAGCCCGCCGAGCCGAACGAGCGCCAGCGCCACCTGATCGGCCTGTACGTCCGGTACGCCGCCGAGCACCTGGCGCGGCTCTCGGAGCTCGAGCGCACACGCGCGTGCATGCAGACGATGGCCGAGGAGTTGCTGCCCTCCAGGCTGCCGCGCGTGCCCGGCGTCCAGCTCGCCGCCCGGCACCACACCGGCCCGCGCGGGGGCGGTGACTGGTACGACGCGCTGCCGCTGCCGGACGCGGCGCTGGGCCTCGCCGTCGGGTCCGTCACCGGCGCGGGGCCGAGCGCGGTCGCCGCGATGGGCCGACTGCGCGCCTCCTTGCGGGCGTACGCGGTGATGGAGGGCGAGGACCCCGTCGCCGTCCTGTCCGACCTGGAGCTGCTGCTGCGGCTGACCGAGCCCGCCCGGTCCGCCACCGCCCTGTTCGCCTACTGCGAACCCGCCCTGCGCAAGATCACTCTGGCCGGCGCGGGGCACTGCCCGCCGCTGCTGGTCGGCGAGCGGCGCACGGAGTTCGTCGAGACCTCCGTCTCCGCCCCGCTGGGCATGCTGGCCTGCTGGGAGGCGCCGAGCGTCGAGCTGGAGGCCGAGCCGGGCGAGACGGTTCTGCTCTACACGGACGGTCTGCTGCACCGCACCGGCGAGCCCGTCGACCGCGCCTTCGCCCGGCTGCAAGCGGCCGCCGCCGGGGTCCCGAAGGCGTTGCGGCACGACCCGGGCGCGATCGCCGACCACGTACTGCGCACCCTTCTGCCGGACGGGGCGGCCGAGCGGGACGGCAGCGAGGACGTGGTGCTGCTCGCCGCCCGTTTCGAGTGA
- a CDS encoding aminopeptidase P family protein, whose translation MTVADELTPETPETESEEPMKQRKNGLYPGVSDELAESMKSGWADTELRDLEPIAQAAETAARRAALSARFPGERLVIPAGNLKTRSNDTEYAFRASVEYAYLTGNQTEDGVLVLEPVAGGHRATIYLLPRSDRENGEFWLSGQGELWVGRRHSLTEAEQLYGVPASDVRELADKLREATGPVRVVRGYDAGIEAALTDKVTAERDEELRVFLSEARLVKDDFEIGELQKAVDSTVRGFEDVVKVLDRAEATSERYIEGTFFLRARVEGNDIGYGTIAAAGPHACTLHWVRNDGPVRSGDLLLLDAGVETHTYYTADVTRTLPVNGRFTEIQKKIYDAVYDAQEAGIGAVRPGGKYRDFHDAAQRVLTERLVEWGLVEGPVERVLELGLQRRWTLHGTGHMLGMDVHDCAAARVESYVDGTLEPGMVLTVEPGLYFQADDLTVPEEYRGIGVRIEDDILVTEDGNRNLSDGLPRRSDEVEAWMASLNG comes from the coding sequence ATGACCGTGGCCGACGAACTCACCCCGGAGACCCCGGAGACTGAGTCTGAGGAGCCCATGAAGCAGCGGAAGAACGGCCTGTACCCAGGCGTCTCCGACGAGCTGGCCGAGAGCATGAAGTCCGGCTGGGCCGACACGGAGCTGCGTGACCTGGAACCGATCGCCCAGGCCGCCGAGACCGCCGCCCGCCGGGCCGCGCTCTCCGCGCGCTTCCCCGGCGAGCGCCTGGTGATCCCCGCGGGCAACCTGAAGACCCGCTCCAACGACACGGAATACGCCTTCCGCGCCTCCGTCGAGTACGCGTACCTCACCGGCAACCAGACGGAGGACGGCGTCCTCGTGCTGGAGCCCGTCGCCGGCGGCCACCGGGCCACGATCTACCTGCTGCCGCGCTCCGACCGCGAGAACGGCGAGTTCTGGCTGTCCGGCCAGGGCGAGCTGTGGGTCGGCCGCAGGCACTCGCTCACCGAGGCGGAGCAGCTGTACGGCGTCCCGGCCTCCGACGTGCGCGAGCTGGCGGACAAGCTGCGCGAGGCCACCGGCCCGGTGCGGGTCGTGCGCGGCTACGACGCGGGCATCGAGGCGGCCCTGACCGACAAGGTCACCGCCGAGCGCGACGAGGAACTGCGCGTCTTCCTCTCCGAGGCCCGCCTCGTCAAGGACGACTTCGAGATCGGCGAGCTCCAGAAGGCCGTCGACTCGACGGTCCGCGGCTTCGAGGACGTCGTGAAGGTCCTCGACAGGGCCGAGGCGACGAGCGAGCGCTACATCGAGGGCACGTTCTTCCTCCGCGCCCGCGTGGAGGGCAACGACATCGGCTACGGCACCATCGCCGCCGCCGGTCCGCACGCCTGCACGCTGCACTGGGTGCGCAACGACGGCCCGGTCCGCTCCGGCGATCTGCTGCTGCTCGACGCGGGCGTCGAGACCCACACGTACTACACCGCCGACGTCACGCGCACGCTGCCGGTCAACGGCCGCTTCACCGAGATCCAGAAGAAGATCTACGACGCCGTGTACGACGCCCAGGAGGCCGGTATCGGGGCCGTCAGGCCCGGCGGCAAGTACCGCGACTTCCACGACGCCGCGCAGCGCGTGCTGACCGAGCGGCTCGTCGAGTGGGGCCTGGTCGAGGGCCCGGTCGAGCGCGTCCTGGAGCTGGGTCTCCAGCGCCGCTGGACGCTGCACGGCACCGGACACATGCTCGGCATGGACGTCCACGACTGCGCCGCCGCGCGCGTGGAGTCGTACGTCGACGGGACGCTGGAGCCCGGCATGGTGCTGACGGTCGAGCCCGGCCTGTACTTCCAGGCCGACGACCTGACGGTGCCCGAGGAGTACCGGGGGATCGGCGTCCGGATCGAGGACGACATCCTCGTCACGGAGGACGGCAACCGGAACCTGTCGGACGGCCTGCCGCGCCGCTCCGACGAGGTCGAGGCCTGGATGGCCTCGCTGAACGGCTGA
- the pdxR gene encoding MocR-like pyridoxine biosynthesis transcription factor PdxR has protein sequence MNDFWSGVGVDLHLDPDAAEGRRAGLERALRDAVREGRLAPGSRLPATRRLAAETGISRNTVKAAYDQLVAEGYLTARQGSGTRVAALPSDAAEPPGAAARAREPRFDLRPGSPDVGAFPAAAWLRALRRAIATAPSLAYDYGDPRGRIELRTALSGYLGRARGVIAPPERIVITSGYVQGLALLTRVLDGVGIAMEDPGLPFHREVVRRNGGTVTPVPVDERGVRVGELGDAGAVVVTPAHQYPTGVTLHPGRRRALTEWARARDGLIVEDDYDGEFRYDRQPVGALQGMAPGQVVYLGTASKTLGPALRLGWMVLPPQLVDAVADAKLHSDHHTETIGQLALTELIVGHAYDRHVRACRLRYRRRRDLLLERVGARRGVRGIAAGLHALVEVDDEAEVLARAEAEGLAVGRLGEHWHTPGAGHPQGLVVGYGTPRERLYPEALDALTKVLGRN, from the coding sequence GTGAACGACTTCTGGTCCGGTGTCGGTGTCGACCTGCACCTGGATCCGGACGCTGCCGAAGGGCGGCGGGCGGGGCTGGAGCGGGCTCTGCGGGACGCCGTGCGGGAGGGACGCCTCGCGCCCGGCAGCCGGCTGCCCGCCACCCGGCGGCTCGCGGCCGAGACCGGCATCTCGCGCAACACGGTGAAGGCCGCCTACGACCAGCTCGTCGCCGAGGGCTATCTGACGGCGCGGCAGGGCTCGGGCACCCGGGTCGCGGCACTGCCGTCCGACGCCGCCGAACCGCCGGGCGCCGCCGCACGCGCGCGTGAGCCGCGTTTCGACCTGCGGCCTGGGAGCCCGGACGTCGGAGCGTTCCCGGCAGCGGCCTGGCTGCGCGCGTTGCGCCGGGCCATCGCGACGGCGCCCTCCCTGGCGTACGACTACGGCGACCCGCGCGGTCGCATCGAGCTGCGCACCGCCCTCTCGGGGTACCTGGGGCGGGCCCGGGGCGTCATCGCGCCGCCCGAGCGGATCGTGATCACCTCCGGATACGTGCAGGGCCTCGCGCTCCTCACGCGCGTGCTGGACGGCGTCGGGATCGCGATGGAGGACCCGGGGCTGCCCTTCCACCGCGAGGTCGTACGACGCAACGGCGGGACCGTGACGCCGGTGCCGGTGGACGAGCGGGGGGTGCGCGTCGGGGAACTGGGCGACGCCGGAGCCGTGGTCGTCACACCCGCCCACCAGTATCCGACCGGCGTGACGCTGCACCCGGGGCGACGACGGGCGCTGACGGAGTGGGCACGCGCGCGTGACGGGCTGATCGTCGAGGACGACTACGACGGGGAGTTCCGCTACGACCGGCAGCCGGTCGGCGCGCTTCAGGGGATGGCGCCGGGACAGGTCGTCTATCTGGGCACCGCCTCCAAGACGCTCGGGCCCGCGCTGCGGCTCGGCTGGATGGTGCTGCCGCCGCAGCTGGTGGACGCGGTCGCCGACGCCAAGCTGCACAGCGACCACCACACCGAGACCATCGGACAGCTCGCGCTGACCGAGCTGATCGTCGGCCACGCCTACGACCGGCACGTACGCGCGTGCCGGCTGCGCTACCGCCGCCGCAGGGACCTGCTCCTGGAACGGGTGGGCGCGCGGCGGGGGGTGCGTGGGATCGCGGCCGGGCTGCACGCGCTCGTGGAGGTCGACGACGAGGCGGAGGTGCTGGCCCGCGCGGAGGCGGAGGGGCTCGCGGTGGGCCGTCTCGGCGAGCACTGGCACACTCCCGGCGCGGGACACCCCCAGGGGTTGGTCGTGGGGTACGGGACCCCCCGGGAGCGGCTGTATCCGGAGGCGCTGGACGCGCTGACGAAGGTCCTGGGCCGTAACTGA